In one Bactrocera tryoni isolate S06 chromosome 5, CSIRO_BtryS06_freeze2, whole genome shotgun sequence genomic region, the following are encoded:
- the LOC120778712 gene encoding uncharacterized protein LOC120778712 has protein sequence MFKLLVLFCFFAMAFARPGFLHSAPLLTTYQEEPRLAALPALSALPASVHIVEPLITTQQIVTPLLHGTILNRGLH, from the exons ATGTTTAAGTTG CTCGTATTGTTTTGCTTCTTCGCAATGGCTTTCGCCCGTCCCGGATTTTTGCACTCGGCACCACTCCTAACCACTTACCAGGAGGAGCCACGCTTGGCCGCACTGCCCGCACTGTCTGCATTGCCTGCTTCGGTACATATTGTCGAGCCATTGATCACCACCCAACAAATTGTAACACCTCTGCTTCATGGCACCATACTTAACCGTGGCTTACACTAA
- the LOC120777978 gene encoding uncharacterized protein DDB_G0271670: protein MDNLTPQKFTKPTTSSSSSTSNSSVFVAKNTTASPVHVAHKSVSYSSTSSSSDSKMSKTKLTRDQKTTRGFLNCIGKHLGCPFLQQNARHLPQQQLQRYIYNSQDDLPSSSTDSFSLSYERGSHTGFHLTGSSIDLTCGDLNDYATQPKTQKHHQQHASHNTLSSSAYSGSSCSPAFCSFDVDCLVDIYNADGDADGEEDVSVSLKMYHQQQQQQHSNHTNNNVAHSCSSGHNTDTSSSDDDDECSTHEECCEQKQKRKCLKHEAPAHQQRHEQQQKEHPATHKRLHLSRLSIASSVTRMLNHFASSTSMRSLSCSSTPLRCFKDAKPKEADDAAGHLNARNAKHEHKKHSLPNTSSSSASSSGSRSSSSGSSSSGGGGGKSSNSASSKKKDKKQQSILRPPVHYVYMKGMSGLYSRVPRYTVCSPYAMH from the coding sequence ATGGATAATTTAACGCCGCAGAAATTCACCAAACCCACAACATCATCTTCCAGCAGCACATCCAACTCATCGGTGTTCGTCGCGAAAAACACAACCGCTTCACCCGTGCATGTCGCACACAAATCCGTTTCCTACTCATCCACATCCTCCTCGAGCGACAGCAAAATGtccaaaacaaaattaacacgCGATCAGAAGACAACGCGCGGTTTTCTCAATTGCATCGGCAAGCATTTAGGTTGCCCCTTTCTACAGCAAAATGCACGACATTTACCACAACAGCAACTGCAGCGTTACATCTACAACAGTCAAGACGATTTGCCCAGCTCTTCGACAGACTCGTTCTCGCTCAGCTATGAACGCGGCTCACACACGGGCTTTCACCTCACCGGCTCCAGCATCGATCTCACTTGCGGTGATCTCAACGATTACGCTACGCAACCGAAAACACAGAAGCATCACCAGCAACATGCCTCACACAACACACTCTCCTCGTCAGCGTACAGCGGTTCCTCATGTTCACCAGCTTTTTGCTCGTTCGACGTTGATTGCTTGGTGGACATCTACAATGCTGACGGTGACGCAGATGGCGAAGAAGATGTGTCTGTCTCGCTGAAAATGTACcaccagcagcaacagcaacagcacagCAACCACACCAATAACAATGTGGCGCATAGCTGCAGTTCCGGTCACAATACGGATACAAGTAGCAGTGATGACGATGATGAATGCTCCACACATGAGGAGTGCTGTGAACAAAAGCAGAAGCGTAAATGTCTGAAGCATGAAGCACCAGCGCATCAGCAGCGtcatgagcaacaacaaaaagagcaCCCAGCAACACACAAGCGTCTGCACTTGAGTCGGCTGTCGATTGCCTCGTCGGTGACACGCATGTTGAACCATTTCGCCAGCAGCACGTCGATGAGGTCGTTGTCGTGCAGCAGCACACCGTTGCGCTGCTTCAAGGATGCCAAACCGAAGGAGGCTGATGACGCAGCCGGCCATCTGAATGCCAGAAATGCCAAGCATGAGCACAAGAAGCACAGCTTGCCGAATACGTCGTCATCGTCGGCATCGTCCAGCGGCagtcgcagcagcagcagtggcagcagcagcagcggcggcggcggcggtaaGAGCAGTAACAGCGCGAGCAGCAAAAAGAAGGATAAGAAGCAGCAGAGCATATTGCGGCCGCCAGTGCATTATGTCTACATGAAGGGCATGTCCGGCCTCTACTCGCGTGTGCCGCGCTACACCGTCTGCTCGCCATATGCAATGCATTAG
- the LOC120779002 gene encoding uncharacterized protein LOC120779002, translating to MQKVLLFACLLGTVAWATEVYYAPAGSSAAAYYAPLPLAVPAARTAAIVPLAYSRIQAAVPVPTVETYNSVHTPDSFQQQYRSDYKPVTYEFIH from the exons ATGCAGAAAGTg TTGCTCTTCGCCTGTCTGTTGGGAACTGTAGCATGGGCTACGGAGGTGTACTATGCGCCCGCCGGCAGCTCTGCGGCAGCTTATTATGCACCACTGCCGCTCGCAGTGCCGGCAGCACGCACCGCTGCAATTGTGCCATTGGCTTATTCACGCATTCAAGCTGCTGTGCCGGTGCCGACTGTAGAGACCTACAACAGCGTGCACACACCTGACTCGTTTCAGCAACAATATCGTTCCGACTACAAACCGGTCACCTATGAGTTCATACATTGA